A stretch of the Streptomyces sp. WMMB303 genome encodes the following:
- a CDS encoding DUF2165 domain-containing protein: protein MNASSDHPRGPRTGPAGAAARRFPDIREAAAAVLTGVVALYIALVAFGNITDFDTNREFVRHVLAMDTTFRDDGVMWRAVTSRVWQDAAYVAIIVWESAAALVLIAATGLWLRRGDRHRARSLSTAGLLMLLVLFGAGFIALGGEWFAMWQSEKWNGLDAASRVVLLSGLTLLTVHTTRDRPGAAGGGTD, encoded by the coding sequence ATGAATGCCTCATCGGATCATCCCCGCGGACCGCGCACCGGCCCGGCGGGCGCCGCAGCCCGCCGCTTCCCTGACATACGCGAGGCGGCGGCCGCCGTGCTGACCGGCGTAGTGGCCCTGTACATCGCCCTGGTCGCGTTCGGGAACATCACCGACTTCGACACCAACCGGGAGTTCGTCCGGCACGTACTGGCGATGGACACCACGTTCCGGGACGACGGTGTGATGTGGCGGGCGGTCACGTCGCGCGTGTGGCAGGACGCGGCCTACGTCGCGATCATCGTGTGGGAATCGGCCGCGGCGCTGGTGCTGATCGCGGCGACCGGACTGTGGCTGCGGCGCGGGGACCGGCACCGCGCCCGCTCCCTGTCCACGGCGGGCCTGCTGATGCTTCTCGTCCTGTTCGGGGCGGGGTTCATCGCGCTCGGCGGGGAGTGGTTCGCCATGTGGCAGTCGGAGAAGTGGAACGGGCTGGATGCCGCCTCCCGCGTCGTCCTGCTGAGCGGACTCACGCTGCTGACCGTGCACACCACCCGGGACCGCCCCGGCGCTGCGGGCGGCGGTACGGACTGA
- a CDS encoding slipin family protein: MSETVTTVIVVVALLAAMGVLSAVRIIKQYERGVVLRLGRLHKDIRGPGLTLIVPVVDRLRKVSMQIITMPVPAQEGITRDNVTVRVDAVVYFKVVKPADAVIRVEDYQFAVSQMAQTSLRSIIGKSDLDDLLSNREKLNQGLELMIDSPAVDWGVQIDRVEIKDVSLPDTMKRSMARQAEAHRERRARIINADAELQASKRLAEAAQQMSGQPSALQLRLLQTITAVAAEKNSTLVLPFPVELLRFLERAQPESDQAAPSAADTAADETPVPVGGGPTRDATAGERRSRADRGVAPTFRSAARAARSAVEDEADAPFTGTLPPDPAAPLRDPAMVLPELQVTGLPTAESARPGGRSEETAHTGHRRRRPGNRT; this comes from the coding sequence ATGTCGGAAACAGTGACAACTGTCATCGTCGTCGTGGCACTGCTGGCAGCGATGGGCGTGCTGTCAGCGGTTCGCATCATCAAGCAGTACGAACGCGGTGTCGTGCTGCGTCTCGGCCGCCTGCACAAGGACATCCGCGGCCCCGGACTGACCTTGATCGTTCCCGTCGTCGACCGACTGCGCAAGGTGAGCATGCAGATCATCACCATGCCCGTCCCGGCGCAGGAGGGCATCACCCGCGACAACGTGACCGTGCGGGTGGACGCGGTCGTCTACTTCAAGGTCGTCAAGCCGGCTGACGCGGTCATCCGGGTCGAGGACTACCAGTTCGCCGTCTCCCAGATGGCCCAGACCTCGCTGCGGTCGATCATCGGCAAGAGCGATCTGGACGATCTGCTCTCCAACCGGGAGAAACTCAACCAGGGCCTGGAGTTGATGATCGACAGCCCCGCGGTCGACTGGGGTGTGCAGATCGACCGGGTGGAGATCAAGGACGTGTCCCTGCCCGACACGATGAAACGGTCCATGGCACGCCAGGCCGAGGCCCACCGGGAGCGGCGGGCACGCATCATCAACGCGGACGCGGAACTCCAGGCGTCCAAGCGGCTGGCAGAGGCCGCACAGCAGATGTCCGGGCAGCCCTCGGCCCTGCAACTGCGGCTGCTCCAGACCATCACGGCGGTCGCCGCCGAGAAGAACTCCACGCTCGTGCTGCCGTTCCCCGTCGAGCTGCTGCGCTTCCTGGAGCGCGCACAGCCGGAGTCCGACCAGGCAGCTCCGTCCGCCGCGGACACCGCAGCGGACGAGACACCGGTGCCGGTGGGTGGTGGACCGACGCGGGACGCGACCGCGGGAGAGAGGCGGAGCCGAGCGGACAGGGGCGTCGCGCCGACCTTCCGGTCCGCGGCCCGCGCTGCCCGCTCCGCAGTCGAGGACGAGGCCGACGCCCCGTTCACCGGCACACTGCCGCCGGACCCGGCAGCTCCCCTCCGGGATCCGGCCATGGTCCTGCCGGAACTGCAGGTGACCGGGTTGCCCACGGCCGAGTCGGCGCGTCCGGGCGGAAGGTCCGAGGAGACCGCACACACCGGGCACCGGCGCAGGCGCCCCGGCAACCGGACGTGA
- a CDS encoding glycosyltransferase family 4 protein, giving the protein MHISFLIFSAYGMGGTVRTTFNLADALSGQHDVEVVSVFRYRDKLFFEPGERVRLSSLVDMRRNRPTYEGDDPEHARPARVFPAADGQYSRHSVLTDRRIGAYLRNTEADVVIGTRPGLNVHVARQTRRGPVRLGQEHLTLATHSVRLKRLLRRTYPRLDAVTTVTEADARDYRSTLRLPGVRVEGLPNSVPEPQISPTDGSGKWVVAAGRLAPAKRYDVLIRAFAEVVRERPDWGLRIYGHGREHDRLRNLIDELGLYNHVFLMGSAKPIEAEWVKGAICAVTSSLESFGMTIVEAMRCGLPVVATDCPHGPGEIIRHGEDGLLVPTGDVSAISGALLRLINDEGLRARMGRAALTASARFDPAHLAARYEDLLTSLVNRRSGTLHRARGSLLGGAYTAREAARAGAGYALRAARK; this is encoded by the coding sequence ATGCACATCTCGTTTCTGATCTTCAGCGCGTACGGGATGGGCGGGACGGTCCGCACCACCTTCAACCTGGCGGACGCGCTCTCGGGGCAGCACGACGTGGAGGTCGTTTCCGTCTTCCGCTACCGGGACAAGCTGTTCTTCGAGCCGGGCGAGCGCGTACGGCTGAGCTCGCTGGTCGACATGCGCCGGAACCGGCCGACCTATGAGGGCGACGACCCCGAACACGCCCGGCCGGCGCGGGTCTTCCCCGCGGCCGACGGCCAGTACTCGCGGCACAGCGTGCTGACGGACCGCCGGATCGGCGCCTACCTCAGGAACACCGAGGCGGACGTCGTGATCGGCACCCGGCCCGGACTCAACGTGCACGTGGCCCGGCAGACGCGGCGCGGCCCGGTGCGGCTGGGGCAGGAACACCTCACTCTCGCCACACACTCCGTGCGGCTCAAGCGCCTGCTGCGCCGCACCTATCCCCGGCTGGACGCGGTCACCACGGTGACCGAAGCCGACGCGCGGGACTACCGCAGCACGCTGCGCCTTCCCGGAGTGCGCGTCGAAGGGCTCCCCAACAGCGTGCCCGAGCCGCAGATCAGTCCGACGGACGGCAGCGGCAAGTGGGTCGTGGCCGCGGGGCGGCTCGCTCCGGCCAAGCGCTACGACGTGCTGATCCGCGCCTTCGCCGAGGTCGTGCGGGAACGCCCCGACTGGGGGCTGCGCATCTACGGCCACGGCCGGGAGCACGACAGGCTGCGCAACCTCATCGACGAACTCGGCCTCTACAACCACGTCTTCCTGATGGGCTCGGCCAAACCGATCGAGGCCGAGTGGGTGAAGGGCGCGATCTGTGCCGTCACATCGAGCCTCGAATCGTTCGGGATGACCATCGTCGAGGCGATGCGGTGTGGGCTTCCGGTCGTGGCCACCGACTGCCCGCACGGGCCCGGTGAGATCATCCGGCACGGCGAGGACGGGCTTCTGGTGCCCACGGGTGATGTGAGTGCGATATCCGGTGCGCTGTTGCGGCTCATCAACGACGAGGGGCTGCGCGCGCGTATGGGGCGGGCCGCGCTCACCGCGTCGGCCCGGTTCGATCCGGCGCACCTGGCCGCCCGGTACGAGGACCTGCTGACCTCGCTGGTGAACCGCCGGTCGGGGACGCTGCACCGAGCCCGCGGCAGCCTGCTCGGCGGAGCGTACACGGCTCGGGAGGCAGCGCGCGCGGGGGCCGGGTACGCCCTCAGGGCTGCCCGGAAGTGA
- a CDS encoding FtsX-like permease family protein codes for MLRIALATLRTRWTGFVGSFVALALGAGLLAVMGLALASSLQAPERKPERFAAAPVLVKGADTLRVATPAGDRVRKPARPRAVPDETKARLRKPGRVVEDRAFGVRVRGGPPDLVGHPWSTAAFAPYRLTEGRAPRAGDEVAVSDGWSAEGKPVRPGKRLHTTRGTVRVVGVVAGRGFENAVFYTDRRAARLSPESRQLVVETDDATAVRAVVRDGGAGARVLTGDARRLADADPGRDSEALTAMNAMFGTAGGVSAFVSVFVVAATFAFAVAQRRREFGLLRMAGATPAQVRRTVLFEALAVGTLASATGCVLGAQGAPELAAWAVDQELAPRWFRIGDHLWPYHLAFWTGLLVALAGAVAASWRAGRTAPAEALRESAADRRALPMSRRLCAGALLLAAAVSLVVSLATDPSDLLHRKTYITRPMLLIVGVALLAPLLVGPLVRLLAWLPARLPGATGVLLRQNAVTGRSRTAAVAAPVLITVALTGSLLGATATLNGAETTEMRTRTAADLVLTPTGPEGFEEATLRRLRQLPGAEVSATSSSAVYTLEDGVALIESPARAADPARLRDTARLPLVAGSLADLDDDSIVVNEEWEQHTVGRRVEVWLGDGTRKSLRIAAVMAVGTGGNGVYVTPRNAPRAPVDRVDVRLREGADAAAVSAALREAVPASDGRARTKEEWIRDQRPEAARTTRAGLFLVLGIALLYTGIALANIMVMSTADRVRELALLRLTGATRRQGLRTVAAEALLVVAVGGLLGTAVAGLHLAGMWCALGLLSVWTPLQLPWAALAVVLAACALVAVLCATVPAALSLRLRAVELAGVRE; via the coding sequence GTGCTGAGAATCGCCCTGGCCACCCTGCGCACCCGCTGGACCGGCTTCGTCGGCAGCTTCGTCGCGCTCGCCCTCGGGGCGGGACTGCTGGCCGTCATGGGACTCGCGCTGGCCTCGTCGTTGCAGGCGCCGGAGCGGAAGCCCGAACGGTTCGCCGCGGCACCCGTCCTTGTCAAAGGCGCGGACACCCTCCGCGTCGCCACTCCGGCCGGTGACCGGGTGCGGAAGCCGGCCCGGCCTCGTGCCGTGCCGGACGAGACGAAGGCCCGGCTGAGGAAGCCGGGGAGGGTCGTGGAGGACCGCGCCTTCGGTGTCCGGGTCCGCGGCGGCCCCCCGGACCTGGTCGGCCACCCCTGGTCCACGGCCGCGTTCGCTCCCTACCGCCTCACGGAGGGTCGCGCGCCCCGGGCCGGCGACGAGGTGGCCGTCAGCGACGGCTGGTCGGCGGAGGGAAAGCCGGTGCGGCCGGGGAAGCGCCTGCACACCACGCGCGGGACCGTGCGCGTCGTCGGAGTCGTCGCAGGACGGGGTTTCGAGAACGCCGTCTTCTACACCGACCGGCGCGCCGCACGGCTCTCGCCGGAGAGCCGCCAACTGGTGGTGGAAACCGACGATGCGACCGCCGTGCGGGCGGTGGTGCGCGACGGCGGGGCCGGCGCGCGTGTCCTGACCGGTGATGCCCGCAGGCTCGCAGACGCCGATCCCGGCCGGGACAGCGAGGCGCTGACCGCGATGAACGCCATGTTCGGCACCGCCGGCGGCGTCTCCGCCTTCGTCTCGGTGTTCGTGGTGGCCGCCACCTTCGCGTTCGCGGTGGCCCAGCGGCGCCGCGAGTTCGGACTGCTGCGGATGGCCGGCGCCACCCCGGCCCAGGTGCGCCGCACCGTCTTGTTCGAGGCCCTGGCCGTCGGCACCCTCGCCTCCGCGACCGGCTGCGTGCTGGGCGCGCAGGGGGCGCCCGAGCTGGCCGCATGGGCGGTCGACCAGGAACTGGCGCCGCGCTGGTTCCGGATCGGCGACCATCTCTGGCCGTACCACCTGGCCTTCTGGACCGGGCTGCTGGTCGCCCTGGCCGGTGCGGTGGCGGCCTCCTGGCGGGCCGGGCGCACCGCTCCCGCCGAGGCGCTGCGGGAGTCCGCAGCGGACAGGCGCGCCCTGCCGATGAGCCGGCGCCTGTGCGCCGGTGCCCTGCTGCTGGCCGCGGCGGTCTCCCTGGTCGTATCGCTGGCGACCGATCCGAGTGACCTGCTGCACCGCAAGACGTACATCACCCGCCCCATGCTGCTGATCGTCGGAGTGGCGCTGCTGGCCCCGCTGCTGGTCGGCCCGCTGGTGCGGCTGCTCGCCTGGCTCCCGGCCCGGCTCCCGGGTGCCACAGGGGTGCTGCTGCGGCAGAACGCCGTCACCGGGCGCAGCCGCACCGCCGCGGTCGCCGCACCCGTGCTGATCACCGTGGCGCTGACCGGTTCCCTTCTGGGCGCCACCGCGACGCTGAACGGCGCCGAGACCACCGAGATGCGTACCCGCACCGCCGCCGACCTCGTCCTCACCCCCACCGGCCCGGAAGGCTTCGAGGAGGCGACACTGCGGCGGCTGCGGCAGCTCCCCGGCGCCGAGGTCTCCGCGACCTCCTCCAGCGCCGTCTACACGCTCGAGGACGGAGTCGCGCTGATCGAGTCGCCCGCCCGGGCCGCGGACCCTGCCCGGCTCCGGGACACCGCCCGGCTGCCGCTCGTCGCCGGAAGCCTGGCCGACCTCGACGACGACTCGATCGTGGTCAACGAGGAGTGGGAGCAGCACACCGTGGGCCGGCGCGTGGAGGTCTGGCTCGGGGACGGCACCAGGAAGTCGCTGCGGATCGCCGCCGTCATGGCGGTGGGGACGGGTGGCAACGGGGTCTACGTCACCCCGCGCAACGCACCCCGCGCCCCCGTCGACCGGGTGGACGTGCGGCTGCGGGAGGGAGCCGATGCCGCCGCGGTGTCCGCCGCGCTGCGGGAGGCCGTGCCCGCTTCCGACGGCCGGGCCCGCACCAAGGAGGAGTGGATACGCGACCAACGGCCCGAGGCGGCACGCACGACGCGCGCGGGCCTGTTCCTCGTCCTGGGCATCGCGCTGCTGTACACGGGGATCGCGCTGGCCAACATCATGGTCATGTCGACCGCGGACCGGGTGCGCGAACTGGCCCTGCTGCGGTTGACCGGCGCCACCCGGCGGCAAGGGCTGCGTACCGTTGCGGCCGAGGCCCTGCTGGTGGTCGCGGTCGGCGGTCTGCTCGGCACCGCCGTCGCCGGACTCCACCTCGCCGGTATGTGGTGCGCGCTGGGCCTGCTCTCGGTGTGGACACCCCTCCAGCTCCCCTGGGCGGCGCTCGCTGTGGTGCTCGCCGCCTGTGCCCTGGTCGCGGTGCTCTGCGCCACGGTCCCCGCCGCGCTGTCACTGCGCCTCCGGGCCGTCGAACTCGCGGGCGTCCGTGAGTAG
- a CDS encoding TetR/AcrR family transcriptional regulator, translating to MPTGVAFRDVRGQLLDAAERVLLRDGPSALTSRAVTTEAECAKGVLHRHFADFDAFLAELVLGRVARVEDRAASLRASAGTGTVAGNLTRELLEVLDPVAVAVVGLVTSRDGLRARLREARPTGLPILADAATALAGYLAAERELGRLRADADIATLAPTLVGAAHMLFADRRGTPPETEDVRRVVTAVVAGAEQEAPR from the coding sequence GTGCCCACCGGAGTCGCCTTCCGCGACGTACGCGGCCAACTGCTCGACGCCGCCGAGCGTGTCCTGCTCCGGGACGGACCGAGCGCGCTCACCAGCCGCGCGGTCACCACCGAGGCGGAGTGCGCCAAGGGCGTCCTGCACCGGCACTTCGCCGATTTCGACGCCTTCCTCGCCGAACTCGTGCTGGGGCGCGTCGCCCGTGTCGAGGACCGGGCCGCTTCCCTGCGCGCGTCCGCCGGAACGGGCACTGTCGCCGGGAATCTCACCCGGGAGCTGCTGGAGGTCCTCGATCCGGTCGCGGTGGCCGTCGTGGGCCTCGTCACCTCGCGGGACGGTCTGCGCGCGCGACTGCGCGAGGCCAGACCGACGGGCCTGCCGATCCTGGCCGACGCGGCCACCGCGCTGGCCGGCTACCTCGCCGCCGAGCGCGAACTCGGCCGCCTCCGCGCGGACGCCGACATCGCCACGCTGGCTCCCACCCTCGTCGGAGCCGCCCACATGCTGTTCGCCGACCGGCGGGGAACCCCGCCCGAGACCGAAGACGTCCGCAGGGTCGTCACCGCGGTCGTCGCCGGTGCCGAGCAGGAGGCGCCGCGCTGA
- a CDS encoding DUF5997 family protein, giving the protein MTSHKTTQTMKPATAAKKLGVYLEATPAEFQEGVVSRDELNALQTEPPQWLLDLRRDGPHPRPVVAAKLGVSISGLARGGVTEALTTERIEALKAENPEWLQKERTTQAEVRKEAARLKAKKAERAAEADAPRR; this is encoded by the coding sequence ATGACGTCGCACAAGACCACCCAGACCATGAAGCCCGCGACCGCGGCGAAGAAGCTGGGTGTGTACCTCGAAGCCACCCCCGCCGAGTTCCAGGAGGGCGTGGTCTCGCGCGACGAGCTGAACGCCCTGCAGACCGAACCTCCCCAGTGGCTCCTGGACCTGCGCCGCGACGGCCCGCACCCGCGGCCCGTGGTCGCGGCGAAGCTGGGGGTGTCCATCTCCGGTCTCGCGCGGGGAGGCGTCACCGAGGCCCTCACCACCGAGCGGATCGAGGCGCTCAAGGCGGAGAACCCCGAGTGGCTGCAGAAGGAGCGCACCACTCAGGCCGAGGTCCGCAAGGAAGCGGCCCGGCTCAAGGCGAAGAAGGCCGAACGCGCCGCGGAGGCGGACGCACCGCGCCGCTGA
- a CDS encoding glyoxalase, producing the protein MATTASTTAGISLSSVTLEVADPDSAHLFYTAFGVESRIRLRRSAPHSTGFRGFTLALTVSRPATVDGFLDAAVDAGATVLKPAAKSLWGYGGVVQAPDGTIWKVATPAKKDTGPATREIDELVLLLGVRDVKATKQFYADRGLTVAKSFGGKYAEFAPGESSPVKLALYKRPGLAKDLGVPDDGSGSHRIVLGGTADSFSDPDGFLWETAGPAASEAS; encoded by the coding sequence ATGGCAACCACCGCTTCCACCACAGCCGGCATCTCCCTCTCCTCCGTCACCCTGGAGGTGGCCGACCCCGACTCCGCCCACCTCTTCTACACCGCCTTCGGGGTGGAATCGCGCATCCGTCTGCGGCGCTCCGCGCCGCACTCCACCGGGTTCCGCGGCTTCACCCTGGCGCTCACGGTCTCCCGTCCGGCCACCGTCGACGGCTTCCTCGACGCCGCCGTGGACGCCGGCGCCACCGTGCTCAAGCCCGCTGCGAAGTCGCTGTGGGGCTACGGAGGTGTCGTCCAGGCACCGGACGGGACGATCTGGAAGGTCGCGACCCCCGCGAAGAAGGACACGGGCCCGGCCACCCGCGAGATCGACGAGCTGGTCCTCCTCCTGGGCGTCCGGGACGTGAAGGCCACCAAGCAGTTCTACGCCGACCGCGGACTGACCGTGGCCAAGAGCTTCGGCGGCAAGTACGCCGAGTTCGCCCCCGGCGAATCCAGCCCGGTCAAGCTGGCGCTGTACAAGCGCCCCGGCCTCGCCAAGGACCTCGGCGTTCCCGACGACGGCTCCGGATCGCACCGCATCGTCCTCGGCGGCACGGCGGACTCCTTCTCCGACCCGGACGGATTCCTCTGGGAGACCGCCGGGCCGGCCGCCTCCGAGGCGTCCTGA
- a CDS encoding helix-turn-helix domain-containing protein — translation MGTKQELEGLPEDADLRRADSLAREIFSDIANKWALLIVEALGERTLRFSELRKEVEGVSHKMLTQNLRRLERDGLVDRTVYPTVPPRVEYTLTEPGRALRGTVDAMCGWTHRYLTHIEEARRRFDL, via the coding sequence ATGGGGACCAAGCAGGAGCTCGAGGGCCTGCCCGAGGATGCCGACCTGAGGCGCGCCGACTCCCTGGCGCGGGAGATCTTCTCCGACATCGCCAACAAGTGGGCGCTCCTGATCGTCGAGGCGCTCGGCGAGCGCACCCTGCGCTTCAGCGAGCTGCGCAAGGAGGTCGAGGGAGTGAGCCACAAGATGCTCACCCAGAACCTGCGCCGGCTGGAGCGGGACGGCCTGGTCGACCGCACGGTATATCCGACCGTTCCGCCGCGGGTCGAGTACACCCTGACCGAACCGGGCCGGGCACTGCGCGGCACGGTCGACGCCATGTGCGGCTGGACCCACCGGTATCTGACGCACATCGAGGAGGCGCGCCGCCGCTTCGACCTCTGA
- a CDS encoding LysR family substrate-binding domain-containing protein, with protein sequence MTGSETPSSFRLAYVPGVTPAKWVRIWGERLPDIPLHLVSATAADAPGVLADGAADAGFVRLPVDRSRFSAIPLYTETTVAVVPKDHLVTAADEVTLAELADEIVLHPLDEVLDWEQRPGQPALERPATTADAVELVAAGVGILIVPQSLARLHHRRDLTYRPVTDAPVSQVALSWPEERTTDMVEDFIGIVRGRTPNSTRGRKAPEAQTGQRRAEQSTTRRKPAPGKQTGGKGRSGAGRTDSSRRGRPRRRS encoded by the coding sequence GTGACAGGCTCGGAGACCCCATCGTCGTTCCGCCTCGCCTACGTCCCCGGCGTGACACCCGCGAAATGGGTGCGGATCTGGGGGGAGCGGCTGCCGGACATCCCGCTGCATCTGGTCTCCGCGACCGCTGCGGACGCCCCCGGCGTGCTGGCGGACGGCGCCGCGGACGCGGGTTTCGTGCGGCTGCCCGTCGACCGCTCCCGCTTCAGCGCGATCCCGCTGTACACCGAGACGACGGTGGCCGTCGTCCCCAAGGACCACCTGGTGACCGCGGCGGACGAGGTGACCCTCGCCGAACTGGCCGACGAGATCGTGCTGCACCCCCTGGACGAGGTCCTGGACTGGGAGCAGCGGCCCGGGCAGCCCGCCCTGGAGCGTCCGGCCACCACCGCCGACGCTGTCGAACTGGTGGCCGCCGGAGTGGGAATCCTGATCGTCCCCCAGTCCCTCGCCCGGCTGCACCACCGCCGGGACCTCACCTACCGGCCCGTCACGGACGCGCCCGTCTCGCAGGTCGCGCTCTCCTGGCCGGAGGAGCGCACCACCGACATGGTCGAGGACTTCATCGGCATCGTGCGCGGCCGCACCCCCAACAGCACCCGGGGCCGCAAGGCGCCCGAAGCGCAGACCGGGCAGCGGCGCGCGGAGCAGTCCACCACCCGCCGCAAGCCCGCCCCCGGCAAGCAGACCGGCGGGAAGGGCCGCAGCGGCGCCGGACGGACCGACAGCAGCCGGCGCGGCAGGCCCCGCCGCCGCTCCTGA
- a CDS encoding class I SAM-dependent methyltransferase: MPTLPPERAARSTPAPHEVRELAESFGTDAERYDRARPGYPRALVERIVAAAPGRAVLDVGCGTGIAARQFEAAGCRVLGVDPDDRMAALAGRHGLDTEVAAFETWEPAGRTFDALVSGQAWHWVDPVAGAAKAAQALRPRGLLALFWNAGRPAPDVAEAFAEVHQRVLPGSLAARPSTESAVAGYTALCTRAADGIREVAGFTEAEQWRFDWERVYTRDEWLDQLPTQGSFTRTPRAALEEVLAGVGAAIDAAGGSFTMHYATVAVTAQRTGARRPAGGPPGGR; the protein is encoded by the coding sequence ATGCCCACTCTACCGCCGGAGCGCGCTGCCCGCTCCACACCGGCGCCACACGAAGTCCGGGAACTGGCCGAGTCGTTCGGCACGGACGCGGAACGCTACGACCGGGCCCGCCCCGGCTACCCCCGGGCCCTGGTGGAGCGGATCGTCGCCGCCGCCCCCGGCCGTGCGGTCCTGGACGTCGGCTGCGGCACCGGCATCGCGGCCCGGCAGTTCGAAGCCGCCGGATGCCGGGTGCTGGGCGTCGACCCCGACGACCGGATGGCCGCCCTGGCGGGACGGCACGGACTCGACACCGAGGTGGCGGCGTTCGAGACCTGGGAGCCGGCGGGCCGGACGTTCGACGCCCTCGTCTCCGGGCAGGCCTGGCACTGGGTGGACCCGGTCGCCGGAGCCGCCAAGGCCGCACAGGCCCTGCGTCCCCGCGGGCTGCTGGCCCTCTTCTGGAACGCCGGGCGGCCGGCCCCCGACGTGGCGGAGGCCTTCGCCGAGGTCCACCAGCGGGTGCTGCCGGGCTCGCTCGCCGCCCGTCCGTCGACGGAGTCGGCCGTGGCCGGGTACACGGCGCTGTGCACCAGGGCGGCCGACGGGATCCGGGAGGTGGCCGGGTTCACCGAGGCCGAGCAGTGGCGGTTCGACTGGGAACGGGTCTACACCCGGGACGAGTGGCTGGACCAGCTCCCCACCCAGGGTTCCTTCACCCGGACCCCGCGGGCGGCGTTGGAGGAGGTGCTGGCCGGTGTCGGCGCCGCCATCGACGCGGCAGGAGGCAGCTTCACGATGCACTACGCCACCGTGGCCGTCACCGCGCAGCGGACCGGCGCTCGCCGACCCGCCGGCGGACCGCCGGGAGGCAGGTGA
- a CDS encoding DUF1697 domain-containing protein, translating to MGTMYAALLRGINVGGHRKVPMAELRKLLVGLGHGAVRTHLNSGNAVFSSDASDEDSLAAELADALEQRFGFPVACMVRGADYLRDVRDAGPFPTDGVGGKELHVVFCSRPVPAERLASLDAAAYLPEEVRRGDRSLYLYTPGGLGTSRLSPALHRPAVLGDIDATSRNWNTVTALVELTSG from the coding sequence GTGGGAACGATGTACGCCGCTCTCCTGCGGGGAATCAATGTGGGCGGCCACCGGAAAGTACCGATGGCCGAACTGCGGAAGCTGCTCGTCGGTCTGGGGCACGGTGCCGTGCGCACCCATCTCAACAGCGGCAACGCAGTCTTCAGCAGTGACGCGTCCGACGAGGACTCGCTCGCGGCGGAGTTGGCGGACGCGCTCGAACAGCGCTTCGGCTTCCCCGTCGCCTGCATGGTGCGCGGTGCGGACTATCTGCGGGACGTACGCGACGCGGGCCCCTTCCCCACCGACGGTGTCGGGGGCAAGGAGCTGCATGTCGTCTTCTGCTCCCGTCCCGTCCCCGCCGAACGGCTGGCCTCGCTCGACGCCGCGGCCTATCTCCCCGAGGAGGTCCGCAGGGGAGACCGGTCGCTGTACCTGTACACGCCCGGCGGTCTCGGCACCTCCCGCCTCTCCCCCGCCCTGCACCGCCCCGCCGTGCTCGGCGATATCGACGCGACGTCCCGCAACTGGAACACGGTGACGGCGCTCGTCGAGCTGACCAGCGGCTGA
- a CDS encoding MOSC N-terminal beta barrel domain-containing protein, whose amino-acid sequence MSTPHVASLSYFPVKGAAATHPDEAELTPAGLAHDRSFMVTSRDGVFRTQRRHPRLALVRPAVSPGGELLTLRADGLPPLGIPVDTTGPRRPVDLFGQPFHGIDQGDDAAQWLSEALRAPSRLVRVPPEHARVTDGRTPGTSGYADSCALHVLSRATLGLLGRKLAQNGAPAVPEDRFRANLIIDGWGEPHTEDRAHRLTVGDAELGYAKPATRCAVVMVDQHNGRRDGPEPLRTLAGYRRAAGGPVAFGVKYAVLRPGRIRVGDEVEVTARGPGEV is encoded by the coding sequence ATGAGCACGCCGCACGTGGCCTCGCTGTCCTACTTCCCCGTCAAGGGCGCCGCGGCCACGCATCCCGACGAGGCCGAACTGACCCCGGCCGGGCTCGCGCACGACCGCAGCTTCATGGTGACCAGCAGGGACGGAGTCTTCCGGACCCAGCGCCGCCACCCCCGCCTGGCTCTCGTACGACCCGCCGTCAGTCCCGGCGGCGAACTGCTCACCCTGCGGGCCGACGGCCTGCCGCCCCTCGGTATCCCCGTCGACACCACCGGCCCCCGCCGCCCGGTGGACCTGTTCGGGCAGCCCTTCCACGGCATCGACCAGGGAGACGACGCCGCCCAGTGGCTGTCCGAGGCCCTGCGCGCCCCGAGCCGGCTGGTCCGGGTGCCGCCCGAGCACGCCAGGGTCACCGACGGCCGCACCCCCGGCACCTCCGGCTACGCCGACAGCTGCGCGCTGCACGTCCTGTCCCGTGCCACGCTCGGCCTCCTCGGCAGGAAACTCGCCCAGAACGGCGCTCCGGCCGTGCCGGAGGACCGCTTCCGGGCCAATCTGATCATCGACGGCTGGGGCGAGCCGCACACCGAGGACCGCGCCCACCGCCTCACCGTCGGCGACGCTGAGCTCGGCTACGCCAAGCCCGCGACCCGCTGCGCCGTCGTCATGGTCGACCAGCACAACGGCCGGCGGGACGGCCCGGAGCCGCTGCGCACCCTGGCCGGCTACCGGCGGGCCGCCGGGGGGCCGGTGGCGTTCGGAGTGAAGTACGCGGTGCTGCGCCCCGGCCGGATACGGGTCGGAGACGAGGTGGAGGTCACGGCCCGGGGGCCGGGCGAGGTCTGA